One genomic segment of Paenibacillus xylanexedens includes these proteins:
- the clpP gene encoding ATP-dependent Clp endopeptidase proteolytic subunit ClpP codes for MSLVPMVIEQTNRGERSYDIYSRLLKDRIIFLTSAIDDDVANLVIAQLLFLAADDPEKDISLYINSPGGSVTAGMGIYDTMQFIKPDVSTICVGMAASMGSLLLTAGAPGKRYALTNSEVMIHQPLGGIQGQAADIKIHAEWIIKTRQKLNQIYVDRTGQPLEKIERDTDRDFFMSAEEAKTYGIIDQVLSRPINS; via the coding sequence ATGAGTCTGGTGCCAATGGTTATAGAACAAACCAATCGAGGCGAGCGGTCTTACGATATATATTCACGTTTGCTGAAAGATCGCATTATCTTTCTAACCAGTGCGATTGATGACGATGTAGCCAATCTTGTCATAGCACAGCTTTTGTTTTTGGCAGCCGACGATCCTGAGAAGGATATCAGCTTGTACATTAACTCACCTGGTGGTTCTGTCACCGCAGGGATGGGTATATACGATACGATGCAATTTATCAAGCCGGATGTATCTACCATTTGCGTAGGGATGGCAGCAAGCATGGGCTCGTTATTGCTGACAGCCGGTGCACCTGGCAAGAGATATGCGCTGACAAATAGCGAAGTAATGATTCATCAGCCGCTTGGCGGCATTCAAGGACAGGCTGCGGATATTAAGATACACGCAGAATGGATTATTAAAACACGTCAGAAACTGAATCAAATATACGTCGATCGTACGGGTCAGCCTCTTGAGAAAATTGAGCGGGATACCGACCGTGACTTCTTCATGAGCGCTGAAGAAGCTAAGACGTACGGCATTATTGACCAGGTGCTCAGTAGACCGATCAATTCCTAA
- the tig gene encoding trigger factor: MKATWEKIEKNLGVLEVEVDADRVTAALDKAFNKVVKQANVPGFRKGKVPRSIFEARFGVESLYQEAIDILLPEAYTEAIDQTDIFPVDRPDVDVEQFAKGQTFKFKAKVTVKPEVTLGDYKGIEVAVAKGEVTDAEVAEELERLQQRHAELVVIDEGSAANGDVAVIDFDGSVDGVPFEGGQAERYSLELGSNTFIPGFEEQVVGLSTGDFKDVEVTFPESYHAAELAGKQAVFKVKIHEIKRKQLPALDDEFAKDVSEFDTLEEYKADLKTQLESRKADEAKAAQENAVVEKVAENAEVDIPAAMVESEVQNMMRDFDNRLRNQGMNLEMFLSFSGQTQADLRGQMQEDASKRVRNNLVLEAVGKAENIEVSDEEVNQELEKMAESYKRPADEIRGILEGNGSLDSLRDEVKLRKTIDVLVENSTVVEPVEAPAEEVVAEADEK, encoded by the coding sequence ATGAAAGCAACTTGGGAAAAGATAGAGAAGAACCTTGGGGTTCTTGAGGTTGAAGTGGATGCAGATCGTGTAACTGCAGCACTGGACAAAGCTTTTAATAAAGTGGTTAAACAAGCAAACGTACCTGGATTCCGTAAAGGTAAAGTACCACGTTCCATCTTCGAAGCACGTTTTGGTGTAGAGAGCCTTTATCAAGAAGCAATCGACATTTTGCTTCCTGAAGCTTATACAGAAGCAATCGACCAAACGGATATCTTCCCGGTTGATCGTCCTGACGTAGATGTTGAACAATTTGCTAAAGGACAAACATTCAAGTTCAAAGCAAAAGTAACTGTGAAACCAGAAGTTACCCTGGGTGACTACAAAGGAATCGAAGTTGCTGTAGCAAAAGGTGAAGTAACTGACGCAGAAGTGGCTGAAGAACTTGAGCGTCTTCAACAACGTCACGCTGAACTCGTTGTAATTGACGAAGGTTCCGCTGCTAATGGCGACGTTGCAGTAATCGACTTCGACGGTTCCGTTGATGGTGTACCTTTCGAAGGTGGACAAGCTGAGCGTTATTCCCTGGAACTGGGTTCCAACACATTCATTCCTGGATTTGAAGAACAAGTTGTGGGTCTGTCCACAGGTGACTTCAAAGACGTAGAAGTGACTTTCCCAGAGAGCTACCATGCAGCAGAACTTGCTGGCAAACAAGCGGTATTCAAAGTGAAAATTCACGAAATCAAACGCAAACAACTTCCTGCATTGGATGATGAGTTTGCTAAAGATGTTAGCGAATTCGACACTCTTGAAGAGTACAAAGCTGACCTGAAAACACAATTGGAATCCCGTAAAGCTGACGAAGCCAAAGCTGCACAAGAAAATGCAGTTGTAGAAAAAGTGGCTGAGAACGCTGAAGTGGACATTCCTGCTGCAATGGTTGAGAGCGAAGTACAAAACATGATGCGTGATTTCGACAACCGTCTGCGCAACCAAGGTATGAACCTTGAAATGTTCCTGAGCTTCTCTGGCCAGACTCAAGCTGACCTGAGAGGGCAAATGCAAGAAGATGCTTCCAAACGTGTTCGCAACAACCTGGTGCTTGAAGCTGTAGGTAAAGCGGAAAACATTGAAGTATCTGACGAAGAAGTGAATCAAGAACTCGAGAAAATGGCTGAATCTTACAAGCGTCCTGCTGATGAGATCCGTGGCATCCTCGAAGGTAATGGTTCCCTGGACAGCCTTCGCGATGAAGTTAAACTGCGTAAAACGATTGACGTTCTTGTTGAGAACAGCACAGTTGTTGAACCAGTTGAAGCTCCAGCTGAAGAAGTTGTTGCAGAAGCTGACGAAAAATAA